From Candidatus Doudnabacteria bacterium, a single genomic window includes:
- a CDS encoding DNA gyrase subunit A yields the protein MAKPNEPAAIDKNIGQINPRSIEREMEESYLDYAMSVIVQRALPDVRDGLKPVHRRILYAMSELGLRSNAKFRKSAAVVGEVLAKYHPPRRCRGL from the coding sequence ATGGCCAAACCTAACGAACCTGCAGCCATTGATAAAAATATAGGGCAGATCAACCCCCGGTCCATTGAACGGGAAATGGAGGAGTCATATTTGGATTACGCCATGAGCGTGATCGTCCAGCGAGCCCTGCCGGATGTGCGCGACGGGCTCAAACCTGTGCACCGAAGGATCCTTTACGCCATGTCAGAGCTCGGCCTTCGCTCCAATGCCAAATTCCGAAAATCCGCAGCTGTGGTCGGAGAAGTGCTGGCCAAATACCACCCCCCACGGCGATGCCGCGGTCTATGA
- a CDS encoding alpha/beta fold hydrolase: protein MLTGTMTMPRGTNEVNIVLLLHGWKSNRQGARNSMLATKLAQEGIGSLSFDFRGHGDSEGDIRQISVSTEAEDVAAACAYLVTNPRVNPRGIGIVGASIGASAALLAMAYHPAAFRCGVLISPRLDFSEVRQDMYSFDGPNGRVENRIMLPVGKGIDFYAEAGHIKCPVMIIHGENDESIPLEQSKKLIGLYPKMELMVISGGNHRLDAHVPKVVSYTTDFLVDHLG from the coding sequence ATGCTCACAGGAACCATGACGATGCCGCGTGGTACGAACGAAGTCAACATCGTTCTGCTGCTGCATGGCTGGAAATCCAACCGGCAGGGAGCGCGCAACTCCATGCTGGCCACAAAGCTGGCCCAAGAAGGGATCGGCTCACTGTCATTCGACTTCCGCGGACACGGAGATTCTGAAGGCGACATCCGCCAAATCAGCGTTTCCACCGAGGCGGAAGATGTTGCCGCCGCCTGCGCATATCTTGTGACCAATCCGCGGGTCAATCCCAGAGGCATCGGGATCGTGGGCGCTTCGATCGGAGCTTCCGCAGCATTGCTGGCAATGGCTTATCATCCGGCCGCATTCCGCTGCGGCGTCCTCATCTCGCCCCGTTTGGACTTCAGCGAAGTCAGGCAGGACATGTACAGCTTCGACGGCCCAAACGGCCGCGTCGAGAACCGCATCATGCTGCCTGTAGGCAAGGGGATCGATTTCTACGCCGAGGCCGGCCACATCAAATGTCCGGTCATGATCATCCACGGCGAGAACGATGAGTCCATTCCGCTGGAGCAATCCAAAAAACTGATCGGGCTCTATCCCAAAATGGAGCTGATGGTGATCAGCGGCGGCAACCACCGGCTGGACGCACACGTTCCCAAAGTGGTCAGTTACACGACCGATTTTTTGGTCGACCACCTGGGCTAA
- the tyrS gene encoding tyrosine--tRNA ligase produces the protein MDKNQAADELLNRAVSETIDRKHLETALKSSKKLRVKLGIDPTSPNLHIGRAVVLWKLRQFQDLGHQVVLIVGDFTGLIGDTSDKDSERPMMTEVAVRANMKTYLEQAFKILDPKKTETHYNSEWLKKLGFHEIGKMADLFGLHEFEAREVISKRMKAGKRVSLREILYPLMQGYDSVAIKADVELGGTDQRFNLLAGRTIQPTYGQAPQDILMTNLLEGTDGRKMSSSWGNVINLTDEPNDMFGKVMSIADELIIKYFEYATRLSMHKVKQLEKELKAGTNPRDIKKLLAEEIVSLYYGAKVAKKASAEWAKVFSNKEKPSAIEKMHVRSKNIVDVMVETKLAASKSEAKRLIEQKGVKVDDEIASESAKVSSGSIIQVGKRKFVRIK, from the coding sequence ATGGATAAAAATCAAGCAGCTGATGAATTATTGAATCGGGCAGTTTCCGAGACGATCGACCGCAAGCATCTGGAAACCGCACTTAAGTCTTCCAAAAAATTACGCGTGAAGCTCGGTATCGATCCGACAAGTCCAAACCTTCATATTGGCCGCGCAGTGGTGCTTTGGAAATTGCGCCAGTTCCAGGATCTGGGCCATCAGGTAGTGTTAATAGTCGGAGATTTTACGGGTTTGATCGGAGATACGTCTGATAAAGATTCGGAACGCCCAATGATGACCGAAGTTGCTGTTCGAGCCAATATGAAAACTTATTTGGAACAAGCTTTCAAGATTCTGGACCCGAAGAAAACTGAGACACATTACAATTCCGAGTGGTTAAAGAAATTGGGCTTCCATGAAATCGGAAAAATGGCCGATCTTTTTGGATTGCATGAATTTGAAGCTCGAGAGGTTATTTCAAAACGAATGAAAGCCGGTAAAAGAGTTTCCTTGCGTGAAATCCTCTATCCTTTGATGCAAGGATACGATTCTGTTGCAATTAAAGCCGATGTGGAACTGGGTGGCACTGATCAGAGGTTTAATTTGCTGGCCGGACGGACGATTCAGCCGACTTACGGACAGGCGCCGCAGGATATTTTAATGACGAATCTGCTGGAAGGCACGGATGGCCGAAAAATGTCATCGTCTTGGGGTAATGTCATCAATCTGACCGATGAACCCAATGATATGTTCGGCAAGGTCATGTCAATTGCCGATGAGTTGATCATAAAGTACTTTGAATACGCTACCCGTCTTTCTATGCATAAGGTCAAACAACTGGAAAAAGAATTGAAAGCCGGAACAAATCCTCGTGATATCAAGAAATTGCTGGCTGAAGAGATAGTTTCTTTGTACTATGGCGCCAAAGTTGCCAAGAAAGCTTCTGCTGAGTGGGCTAAAGTTTTTTCAAACAAAGAAAAACCCTCGGCGATAGAGAAGATGCACGTGAGATCAAAAAATATTGTAGATGTTATGGTTGAAACCAAACTTGCGGCCAGCAAAAGCGAGGCGAAAAGATTGATTGAGCAAAAAGGCGTGAAGGTGGATGATGAGATTGCTTCTGAATCAGCCAAAGTTTCAAGCGGTTCTATCATCCAAGTCGGGAAAAGAAAATTTGTCCGGATTAAATAA
- a CDS encoding MBL fold metallo-hydrolase, with product MTISWFGLSSFKITGREITIITDPFGKATGLTAVRGAADVVICTNPELDWCNNFSSISGNPFMIDGPGEYDIKDAFVIGTEAENKELGKNTIYSIEVEGIRIAFLGPIKQASLTDEQKETLEGSDIVLVPVGGKQILDYENATKIATQLEPFIIIPHSYKTAGLTLNLDKLDKFLQEMGGKHTEEEKLTLKKKDLTGEQTQLIILTPQR from the coding sequence ATGACCATATCTTGGTTTGGGCTTTCCAGCTTTAAAATCACAGGCCGTGAAATCACCATTATTACAGATCCGTTCGGCAAAGCCACTGGACTCACCGCTGTGCGGGGAGCGGCTGATGTTGTCATTTGCACAAATCCCGAGCTTGACTGGTGCAATAATTTTTCATCCATCTCCGGCAATCCTTTTATGATCGACGGTCCGGGGGAATACGATATTAAAGACGCGTTTGTGATCGGCACCGAAGCTGAGAACAAGGAACTTGGCAAGAATACGATCTACAGCATAGAGGTTGAAGGGATCAGGATCGCTTTTTTAGGGCCGATCAAGCAAGCTTCGCTGACTGACGAGCAAAAAGAAACGCTCGAAGGCTCAGACATTGTCTTGGTCCCGGTCGGCGGCAAGCAGATCCTGGACTATGAGAATGCCACGAAGATCGCCACCCAGCTTGAGCCGTTCATTATCATTCCGCACAGCTATAAAACTGCGGGGCTTACATTAAACCTTGATAAGCTGGATAAGTTTCTGCAGGAAATGGGCGGCAAGCACACCGAGGAAGAAAAACTGACCCTGAAGAAAAAAGATCTGACAGGCGAGCAAACCCAACTGATCATTTTAACGCCGCAAAGATGA
- the ruvC gene encoding crossover junction endodeoxyribonuclease RuvC yields MKILGIDPGLGRTGYALLEQTGNNISLKEVGCITTTIGDAEYRRLLEIKQDLSQLIKKFKPDAVCVESLFFAANVKTAMMVSQARGVILATCADHKLKIVEVTPLQVKIASTGYGKADKRQVHRMMQTVLKLKKIPKPDDAADAVAIAWAGIGRMKY; encoded by the coding sequence ATGAAAATACTGGGAATTGATCCGGGGCTGGGAAGGACAGGATATGCACTGCTGGAGCAAACCGGCAATAATATTTCGCTGAAAGAAGTCGGCTGTATCACAACTACAATAGGAGATGCGGAATACCGGCGGCTTTTGGAGATCAAGCAGGACCTTTCGCAGCTGATCAAAAAATTTAAGCCTGACGCCGTCTGCGTGGAGTCTTTATTCTTTGCGGCTAATGTCAAAACTGCCATGATGGTATCGCAAGCGCGCGGGGTGATTCTTGCGACTTGTGCTGACCATAAGCTTAAAATCGTTGAAGTAACTCCACTGCAGGTCAAAATTGCATCCACGGGCTATGGCAAGGCGGACAAGCGCCAGGTCCACCGCATGATGCAAACGGTTCTGAAACTAAAAAAGATCCCAAAGCCGGATGACGCGGCTGATGCTGTTGCTATCGCTTGGGCCGGAATTGGACGAATGAAATATTAA
- a CDS encoding S1 RNA-binding domain-containing protein, translating into MANTATFTADPKTMQELLAQEGVDIKVPKVGDVLEAKVLSVGKNEVFVDIDGIGLGVVRGRELFDESVRASSLKIGDQVIASVIEPENKDGNIELSFRAAGQERVWQTLQERLKSREVIKTKILEANKGGLMVEVNGVIGFLPVSQLSSEHYPRVEEGDKNKILGVLKSYVGKIFDVQIITADPADEKLIVSEKAVSEEELRSKIGKLQLGAIVEGEVSGIVDFGIFLKFGEGLEGLVHISELAWTRIDHPKDLFRVGQKVQAQVISIDRDRISLSIKRLQPDPWAESIKKYQVGQIVLGKVTKVMSFGAFVELDPDIYGLVHSVELSNEEVKDPSELVKVGQEMEFKIISIEPQEHRLGLSLRAVASPAEAPEVKEEKTA; encoded by the coding sequence ATGGCAAATACAGCAACCTTCACGGCAGATCCCAAGACCATGCAGGAGCTTTTGGCCCAGGAAGGCGTGGATATCAAGGTTCCCAAAGTTGGCGATGTCCTGGAAGCAAAAGTTTTGTCAGTAGGCAAAAATGAAGTTTTTGTGGACATTGACGGGATAGGCTTAGGCGTGGTGCGGGGACGAGAGCTTTTTGACGAATCCGTCAGAGCCAGCTCCCTCAAGATCGGCGATCAGGTCATCGCTTCGGTGATAGAACCGGAGAACAAAGACGGCAATATTGAATTGTCATTCCGGGCAGCCGGCCAGGAACGCGTCTGGCAGACTTTGCAGGAGCGCTTAAAATCGCGCGAAGTGATCAAGACCAAGATCCTGGAAGCCAACAAAGGCGGGCTGATGGTGGAGGTTAATGGCGTCATCGGTTTCTTGCCGGTTTCCCAGCTTTCATCGGAACATTATCCGCGCGTGGAAGAAGGCGATAAGAATAAGATCCTGGGCGTACTCAAAAGTTATGTCGGCAAAATTTTTGACGTGCAGATCATCACTGCCGATCCTGCGGATGAAAAATTGATAGTCTCGGAAAAAGCGGTCAGTGAAGAAGAACTGCGCTCCAAGATCGGTAAACTGCAATTGGGAGCCATAGTGGAAGGCGAAGTTTCCGGCATTGTGGACTTTGGGATATTCTTAAAGTTCGGCGAAGGCCTGGAAGGCCTGGTCCATATTTCCGAACTGGCCTGGACCCGAATTGACCATCCGAAAGACCTGTTCCGCGTCGGCCAGAAAGTGCAAGCCCAGGTCATTTCCATTGACCGCGACCGCATCTCCCTGTCCATCAAGCGCCTGCAGCCTGACCCGTGGGCGGAATCAATAAAAAAATACCAGGTCGGGCAGATTGTCCTCGGCAAGGTCACGAAAGTCATGTCATTCGGGGCTTTCGTGGAGCTGGACCCGGATATTTACGGTCTGGTCCACTCCGTGGAGCTTTCCAATGAAGAAGTCAAAGACCCGTCAGAATTAGTGAAGGTCGGCCAAGAGATGGAATTCAAGATAATCTCTATTGAACCGCAGGAACACCGTCTGGGCTTGTCGCTCCGCGCAGTCGCATCCCCTGCTGAAGCACCTGAAGTTAAAGAAGAAAAAACCGCCTAA
- a CDS encoding ATP-binding protein: MNKKNKISASSKKTLKLKVLAKEKEGIRRRLAVTAGKLRLKAEKLAVTAKKKESVRRKLAVRAKRLPIKAEKLAVTAKEKESIRRRLAVTAEKLAITAKEKESIRRNLAVTARQLARTAKEKESVRNKLVVTAEKLAITAKERESIRQNLAVTAKEKESVRNKLVVTAEKLAVTAKEKESVRRNLAVTAKEKESVRNKLVVTAKKLAITAKEKESVRNKLVVTAEKLAVTAKEKESVRRNLAVTAKEKESVRNKLVVTAKKLAITAKEKESVRNKLVVTAEKLAITAKERESIRQNLAVTAKEKESIRRNLAVTAEKLAITAKEKESIRQNLAVTAKEKESIRQNLAVTAKELAVTAKEKESIRQNLAVTAKEKESIRENLAVTAKEKESIRQNLAVTAEKLAVTAIEKETMIASIGEGLIATDEKGIITVINNTAEKLLDIKSEEVIGKVFSEVIPMEDEKGASIPPQKRPMIMALTAGTTTSTTTEGASYYYVRKDKTKFPVAMVVTPIILDSKVIGTIEVFRDITREKEVDRAKSEFVSLASHQLRTPPTSMKWFLEMLLSGEVGELNEKQREYFEEVYRNNQRMITLVNTLLNVSRIDLGVFAIQPEPTDVVALTKGIIEEMNPQIHEKELRVNEKYSKNLQKIFVDPKLISIAIQDVVSNAVKYTPPKGTIDVEISLKQNGESIGGRLIKKDSLVVFISDTGYGIPKDQQDKIFTKLFRADNVKEKDTDGTGLGLYLAKSIIDHAQGNIWFESELNKGSKFYLTIPLEGMKKKEGITKITSGSTG, from the coding sequence ATGAATAAGAAAAATAAAATCTCCGCATCCAGTAAGAAAACCCTTAAGCTTAAAGTTTTAGCCAAGGAAAAGGAAGGTATCAGGCGCAGACTGGCTGTGACCGCAGGCAAACTTCGCCTTAAAGCCGAAAAACTTGCAGTGACGGCCAAAAAAAAGGAAAGCGTCAGGCGCAAGCTGGCCGTGAGGGCTAAGAGGCTTCCTATTAAAGCCGAAAAGTTGGCGGTAACAGCCAAAGAAAAGGAAAGTATCAGACGAAGGCTGGCTGTGACCGCAGAGAAACTTGCCATTACTGCCAAGGAAAAAGAAAGCATCAGGCGCAACCTGGCTGTGACCGCAAGACAACTTGCCAGAACAGCGAAAGAAAAAGAAAGCGTTCGGAACAAGCTGGTGGTAACGGCAGAGAAACTTGCTATAACAGCTAAGGAAAGAGAAAGCATCAGGCAAAATCTTGCCGTAACCGCCAAGGAAAAAGAAAGCGTTCGGAACAAGCTGGTGGTAACGGCAGAAAAGCTGGCTGTGACCGCCAAGGAAAAAGAAAGTGTGAGGCGCAATTTGGCTGTGACCGCCAAGGAAAAAGAAAGCGTTCGGAACAAGCTGGTGGTTACTGCTAAAAAGCTCGCAATTACCGCCAAGGAAAAAGAAAGCGTTCGGAACAAGCTGGTGGTAACGGCAGAAAAGCTGGCTGTGACCGCCAAGGAAAAAGAAAGTGTGAGGCGCAATTTGGCTGTGACCGCCAAGGAAAAAGAAAGCGTTCGGAACAAGCTGGTGGTTACTGCTAAAAAGCTCGCAATTACCGCCAAGGAAAAAGAAAGCGTTCGGAACAAGCTGGTGGTAACGGCAGAGAAACTTGCTATAACAGCTAAGGAAAGAGAAAGCATCAGGCAAAATCTTGCCGTAACCGCCAAGGAAAAAGAAAGCATCAGGCGCAACCTGGCTGTGACCGCAGAGAAACTTGCCATTACTGCCAAGGAAAAAGAAAGCATCAGACAGAACTTGGCAGTGACAGCCAAGGAAAAAGAAAGCATCAGACAGAACCTGGCTGTGACTGCCAAGGAGCTTGCCGTAACCGCCAAGGAAAAAGAAAGCATCAGACAGAACTTGGCAGTGACAGCAAAAGAAAAAGAAAGTATCAGGGAAAACCTGGCAGTGACAGCAAAAGAAAAAGAAAGTATCAGACAGAACCTGGCTGTGACAGCAGAAAAACTGGCCGTGACTGCCATAGAAAAAGAAACAATGATCGCCAGTATCGGGGAGGGGCTTATTGCTACCGATGAAAAAGGAATTATTACCGTTATAAATAATACGGCTGAAAAACTGCTTGATATTAAAAGCGAAGAAGTTATAGGAAAAGTTTTTTCCGAAGTGATCCCTATGGAAGACGAAAAAGGAGCATCAATTCCGCCCCAAAAACGTCCTATGATCATGGCTTTGACAGCCGGTACGACTACCAGCACAACAACAGAGGGCGCAAGCTATTATTACGTGCGGAAAGACAAAACAAAATTTCCGGTCGCAATGGTGGTGACGCCTATTATTCTTGACAGCAAGGTCATCGGGACCATTGAAGTTTTCCGTGATATCACGCGGGAAAAAGAAGTTGACCGGGCTAAAAGCGAATTTGTGTCGCTTGCTTCTCATCAGCTCCGCACTCCGCCCACGAGCATGAAATGGTTTTTGGAAATGCTGCTTTCCGGTGAGGTCGGAGAATTAAACGAAAAACAGAGAGAATATTTCGAAGAGGTGTATAGGAACAATCAGCGGATGATAACCCTTGTTAATACACTGCTTAATGTGTCGCGGATCGATCTTGGTGTGTTCGCCATTCAGCCCGAACCAACCGACGTAGTAGCCCTCACCAAGGGAATAATTGAAGAAATGAACCCGCAAATACACGAAAAAGAATTGCGCGTGAATGAAAAATATTCGAAGAACCTTCAAAAGATTTTCGTTGATCCGAAACTCATAAGCATCGCGATACAAGATGTTGTCAGCAATGCGGTGAAATATACGCCGCCGAAAGGAACTATTGATGTGGAGATCTCCTTGAAACAAAACGGTGAGAGTATCGGAGGCCGATTGATCAAAAAAGACAGTTTGGTCGTATTTATATCGGACACCGGCTACGGTATTCCCAAAGACCAGCAGGATAAGATCTTTACCAAGCTTTTCCGCGCTGACAATGTGAAAGAAAAGGATACGGACGGGACAGGATTAGGGCTGTACCTGGCCAAGTCTATCATTGACCACGCCCAAGGGAATATTTGGTTCGAGTCTGAACTGAACAAGGGATCGAAATTCTATCTTACGATCCCGCTCGAAGGCATGAAGAAAAAAGAAGGAATAACAAAGATCACCAGCGGTTCTACCGGTTAG
- a CDS encoding YebC/PmpR family DNA-binding transcriptional regulator, producing the protein MSGHSKWATIKRSKGAADAKRGTLFTKLAKNISIAVKTGGGPDPTFNFQLRMAVDKAKESGMPKDNIDRSIKRGAGEGKEAIEQVTYEGYGPAGSAFIVEAVTDNSNRTLQSIRNIFSKNGGRMGEQGSVAWMFESKGEILIEKQAGLENLSLELIDQGVEDVKETEEGMEVYTLPLDIEKTKKFIESKRIKVLSSELVMRPQQPTQLQEADQTKVQTLIDALNDDDDVVAVHSNTNL; encoded by the coding sequence ATGTCAGGACACAGCAAGTGGGCGACAATCAAACGAAGCAAAGGCGCGGCAGATGCCAAGCGCGGCACGCTTTTTACTAAGCTTGCCAAAAATATTTCCATTGCCGTCAAAACCGGCGGCGGCCCTGATCCGACCTTTAATTTTCAGTTGCGCATGGCAGTGGATAAAGCGAAAGAGTCCGGGATGCCGAAAGACAACATTGACCGATCGATCAAACGAGGCGCCGGCGAAGGCAAAGAAGCAATTGAACAGGTGACGTACGAAGGCTACGGGCCGGCAGGCTCGGCTTTTATAGTTGAGGCGGTGACTGACAATTCCAACCGCACTCTGCAGAGCATCCGCAATATTTTTTCCAAAAACGGCGGACGGATGGGGGAGCAGGGTTCTGTAGCCTGGATGTTCGAATCAAAAGGCGAGATCCTGATAGAAAAACAAGCGGGACTTGAGAATCTGTCTCTGGAGCTGATCGACCAAGGAGTCGAGGATGTTAAAGAAACGGAAGAAGGAATGGAAGTTTATACTTTGCCGCTGGACATTGAAAAAACAAAGAAATTCATTGAAAGCAAAAGGATCAAAGTACTTTCTAGTGAACTCGTCATGCGTCCGCAACAGCCCACTCAACTGCAGGAAGCTGATCAGACAAAAGTCCAAACCCTGATCGATGCGTTAAACGACGATGACGATGTAGTGGCGGTTCATTCAAACACAAACTTATGA
- the gyrA gene encoding DNA gyrase subunit A produces MPNSENPQLWSEKCWPNTTPHGDAAVYDSMARMAQEFAMRYPLVNGQGNFGSMDGDAPAAMRYTEARMMALAEEMLTDLDKETVDWMDNYDATRQEPKVLPAKAPNLLLNGTLGIAVGMATNIPPHNLGEVVDATVKLIDEPSATTEDLLEFVKGPDFPTGGFIYDWNTIKQVYATGKGPVVMRARTEIVEEKGQHKIIINEIPYQVNKATLLEQFAELVKDKKIEGIKDLRDESDKDGVRIVIELKKEGLPNKILNQLFKYSSLQDTFHVNMLALVDGIEPQVLNLKNILEYYIKHRVQIITRRTVFDLNRAKERAHILEGLKIALDHIDAVIQIIRKSDTTEEAHAALISKFKLSDKQAAAILLMQLRALAGLERKKVDDELKEKRKLIEELELLLKSEKKIRGVVKTELLELKDKYNNPRKTTLVKQPIGEFKVEDLIPEQQAIVIITKSGYVKRLPPDTYKTQGRGGKGVIGMTTKEEDVVEWINTTNTHDDILFFTNKGRVFQTKVYELPEASRVARGQALVNFLELPTDELVSSVLTLSKKIPAKFLVLATKKGLIKKTAIEEFAKVRRSGLIAIKIKTGDELRWVKYSAGDDDVILSTSNGQAIRFDEKDVRAMGRTAAGVKGMRLKKDDVLISMDLVSKKNNIDNVQLLIVTENGLGKKTDLKFYKKQHRGGSGIKTLKVTPKTGKIVSLHVVDKSEEHDLVVISKLGQTLRTPLAKISTLGRATQGVRIMTLDAGDKVATTTLI; encoded by the coding sequence ATGCCAAATTCCGAAAATCCGCAGCTGTGGTCGGAGAAGTGCTGGCCAAATACCACCCCCCACGGCGATGCCGCGGTCTATGATTCCATGGCTCGCATGGCCCAAGAATTCGCCATGCGGTACCCGCTGGTGAACGGGCAGGGTAACTTCGGCTCCATGGACGGCGATGCGCCGGCCGCAATGCGCTATACCGAGGCCCGCATGATGGCGCTGGCCGAAGAAATGCTGACCGATTTGGATAAAGAAACCGTGGATTGGATGGACAACTACGACGCCACAAGGCAGGAGCCAAAAGTCCTGCCAGCCAAAGCGCCGAACCTCCTGCTTAACGGCACTCTGGGAATTGCGGTCGGCATGGCGACTAACATTCCGCCGCATAATCTGGGCGAGGTTGTGGATGCCACGGTCAAGCTCATTGATGAGCCGTCTGCCACCACGGAAGATCTGCTGGAATTCGTGAAAGGTCCGGATTTTCCCACCGGCGGATTTATTTATGACTGGAACACGATCAAGCAGGTTTACGCCACGGGCAAAGGACCGGTTGTCATGCGCGCCCGCACCGAGATCGTGGAAGAAAAAGGTCAGCACAAGATCATCATCAACGAGATCCCGTATCAGGTGAACAAGGCAACTCTCTTGGAACAGTTCGCGGAGCTGGTCAAGGATAAAAAGATAGAGGGCATCAAAGATCTGCGCGATGAATCAGACAAAGACGGCGTGCGGATCGTCATTGAATTGAAAAAAGAAGGCCTGCCGAATAAAATCCTGAATCAGCTGTTCAAATATTCTTCCTTGCAGGATACTTTCCACGTCAACATGCTGGCGCTGGTGGACGGGATCGAGCCGCAGGTTTTGAACCTGAAAAATATTCTGGAATATTACATCAAGCACCGAGTCCAGATCATCACGCGCAGAACAGTTTTCGATCTTAATCGCGCCAAAGAACGCGCACACATCCTGGAAGGCTTGAAGATCGCTCTGGACCACATTGACGCGGTCATCCAAATCATCAGAAAATCTGATACCACGGAAGAGGCTCATGCGGCTTTGATAAGCAAATTTAAATTATCAGACAAACAAGCTGCAGCCATTTTATTGATGCAGCTGCGGGCACTGGCCGGCCTGGAACGCAAAAAAGTTGACGATGAACTGAAAGAAAAACGCAAACTGATCGAAGAGCTGGAACTGCTTCTGAAAAGTGAAAAGAAGATCCGCGGCGTGGTGAAAACCGAACTGCTGGAACTGAAAGACAAATACAATAATCCGCGCAAAACGACCCTGGTCAAGCAGCCGATCGGCGAGTTCAAAGTCGAAGATCTGATTCCGGAACAGCAGGCCATTGTCATCATCACCAAATCAGGCTACGTCAAACGTTTGCCGCCTGACACTTACAAAACCCAGGGCCGCGGCGGCAAAGGCGTCATCGGCATGACCACCAAGGAAGAGGACGTGGTCGAATGGATCAACACGACCAATACTCATGATGATATCCTGTTCTTCACCAACAAAGGCCGCGTGTTCCAGACCAAAGTTTACGAACTGCCGGAAGCTTCCCGTGTGGCCAGAGGTCAGGCCTTGGTCAATTTCCTGGAACTGCCGACCGACGAATTGGTCTCTTCAGTGCTGACCTTATCAAAAAAGATCCCGGCCAAGTTCCTGGTGCTGGCGACCAAAAAAGGCTTGATCAAAAAAACAGCTATTGAAGAGTTTGCCAAGGTCAGACGCTCGGGTCTCATCGCGATCAAGATCAAAACAGGGGACGAACTGCGCTGGGTCAAATATTCTGCAGGTGATGATGACGTTATCCTTTCTACTTCCAACGGCCAAGCAATCCGATTTGATGAAAAAGATGTCCGCGCCATGGGCCGCACTGCCGCAGGCGTCAAAGGCATGCGATTGAAAAAAGACGATGTCCTGATCAGCATGGATCTGGTATCCAAGAAAAATAACATTGATAATGTGCAGCTTTTGATCGTCACGGAAAACGGTTTGGGCAAAAAGACCGATCTGAAGTTCTACAAAAAACAGCATCGCGGCGGCTCCGGCATCAAGACTTTGAAAGTCACGCCCAAAACCGGCAAGATCGTATCCTTACATGTGGTGGACAAATCCGAAGAGCACGACCTGGTCGTCATCAGTAAGCTCGGCCAAACCCTGCGCACGCCTCTGGCCAAGATCTCAACCCTGGGCCGCGCTACGCAAGGCGTAAGAATCATGACCCTAGATGCAGGAGATAAAGTTGCGACTACGACATTGATATAA
- a CDS encoding response regulator, which yields MTDTSNKKILIVEDEMSQRKALVDKFTREGFQVVSARDGEEGLSTALKEKPDLILLDIVMPKMDGMTMLKKLRQENEWSKTVPVIMLTNLSADDDKIMKGVTEDLPSYYLVKSNWAINDVVEKVKDRLSQ from the coding sequence ATGACAGATACATCAAATAAAAAAATACTTATTGTAGAAGATGAGATGTCCCAGCGGAAAGCTCTTGTGGATAAATTTACACGGGAAGGTTTTCAGGTTGTTTCGGCCAGAGACGGCGAGGAAGGATTGAGCACCGCCCTTAAGGAAAAACCCGACCTAATTCTCCTCGACATTGTAATGCCCAAAATGGACGGCATGACCATGCTCAAAAAACTGAGGCAAGAGAACGAATGGAGCAAAACTGTTCCTGTGATAATGCTTACGAACTTAAGCGCCGATGACGATAAAATAATGAAGGGAGTCACTGAAGATCTACCTTCATATTATTTGGTGAAATCAAACTGGGCGATCAATGATGTGGTGGAAAAGGTCAAAGACCGTCTTTCTCAATAA